ATCGCCCTCTGGTCGGTGGGGGACGGGGTGCGCCTGCTCGACCTGACGCCGCTGCTCCCCTGACGCGGTCCGATGGTCGGGGAGCTCTTCGCGCTGCTCGCCGCGGTGGCGTTTGCCCTCAGCACCGTCTTCTCCCGGCGCTACATGGCCCCCCTCGTCCCGGACCCGCGGCGCCCGCCCGTCCCCCCGGACCTCGGCGTCTTCGCCACCATGGTGGCCAACGCCGTGCTCTACGTCGGGCTCCTCTTGGTGGAGGCCGCCCGCGGCACCCTGCCGCCGCTCACGCCCGCCGCGCTGGGCCTCTTCGTGCTGGGCGGCCTGTGCGGGACCTTCATCGGGCGCAACCTGGCCTTCCTGAGCGTCCACCGCATCGGTCCGGCACGCTCCACGGCGCTGCGCCTCTCCAACACGCTCTTCGCCGCCCTCATCGGGCTCGTGGCCCTGCGCGAGCTGCCGCGGCCCTGGCAGATCGTCGGGGCGGCGCTGCTCACGACCGGGCTGTGGCTGGTCATCCGCAGCCACACCCGCGCCGAGGCGCCCGCCCGGGACGGCTGGGGGGTGGTGGCGGCGCTGGCCTCGGCCGTGGCCTTCGCCCTGGGGGACACGGCGCGGCGCGGCGGGCTGGTGCTGGCCCCCTCGCCGGTCCTGGGGGCGGCCATCGGCGTGGTCGTGCCGCTGCTCGTCCAGAGCCTCTGGCTGCTGCGCACGCGCCCGGCGCGGCCGCCCGTGCGCGGGCTGCTGCGCTTCGACGTGGTGGCCGGCGCGCTGGCGCACACGGCGGCCATCCTGCTGCTCTTCTTCGCGCTGCAGCGCACGGCCGTGGCCAACGCCGCCGTCCTCTACAACCTGCAGGTCCTGCTGGTCATCCTCTTCGGGCGGTGGCTGCTCCCCGGGGACGAGGAGACGCCGCCCGCGCTGGTCGTGGGCAGCGTGCTGGCGCTCCTCGGCACCGCGGCGGTGCTATTTGGCTGAGGCCCGCCTCACAGCCAGCGCTCACGTCCGCGGTAGTAAACAGCCGGCGCGTCCGGGTGGCGCTGGCGGAAGGCGATGTAGCGGGCGAGCAGGCGGCGGTAGCGGCGCTCCGAGGAGCGCATCGGGCGGTGGGGCAGGCTCAGGAGGAAGCGTTCCACCTTCCAGAGGTGGTG
The window above is part of the Armatimonadota bacterium genome. Proteins encoded here:
- a CDS encoding EamA family transporter, whose protein sequence is MVGELFALLAAVAFALSTVFSRRYMAPLVPDPRRPPVPPDLGVFATMVANAVLYVGLLLVEAARGTLPPLTPAALGLFVLGGLCGTFIGRNLAFLSVHRIGPARSTALRLSNTLFAALIGLVALRELPRPWQIVGAALLTTGLWLVIRSHTRAEAPARDGWGVVAALASAVAFALGDTARRGGLVLAPSPVLGAAIGVVVPLLVQSLWLLRTRPARPPVRGLLRFDVVAGALAHTAAILLLFFALQRTAVANAAVLYNLQVLLVILFGRWLLPGDEETPPALVVGSVLALLGTAAVLFG